In Catharus ustulatus isolate bCatUst1 chromosome 29, bCatUst1.pri.v2, whole genome shotgun sequence, the following are encoded in one genomic region:
- the LOC117008360 gene encoding uncharacterized protein LOC117008360 isoform X4, translated as MCSRCAPAAEVTLGLSLSPLGHLWVTSGSPLGHLWVRSTPGAPGLVWFVWKTPWRVWGGWKRILQVPEPRSEGKTENSCSSNWISRKTENSCSSLGFPEEQRIPVPPVGFLEEQRIPVPLDWIPNCSSLGFPGKPENSFLPGLDFPEKQGIFLLLSWISRKNREFLFLSWISRTQNSFSSGLDFQENQKFPAPLLHFQAVSQLPVLGSSVGLDPAVSPRCPLVVPSPFRTFFPGVRVGIFGIFPFLLLPCLCLSPEWSCWKCPQAVTGLCPPRGASQESLGIPNSSGILWDLRGRSGAGLILGG; from the exons ATGTGCTCCAgatgtgctccagctgcagaggtgaccctggggctgtcactgtcacctctgggTCACCTCTGGGTCACCTCTGGGTCACCTCTGGGTCACCTCTGGGTCAGATCcaccccaggagctccaggtttggtttggtttgtttggaaAACCCcgtggagggtttggggtggctgGAAAAGGATCCTGCAGGTCCCTGAACCCAGGagtgaaggaaaaacagaaaattcctgCTCCTCCAACTGGAtttccaggaaaacagagaattc CTGCTCCTCTCTTGGATTTCCAGAGGAACAGAGAATTCCTGTTCCTCCAGTTGGATTTCTAGAAGAACAGAGAATTCCTGTTCCCCTGGATTGGATTCCCAACTGCTCCTCTCTTGGATTtccaggaaaaccagaaaattcctTCTTACCTGGACTGGATTTCCCGGAAAAACAGGGAATATTCCTGCTCCTCTCTTGGatttccaggaaaaacagagaatttCTGTTCCTCTCTTGGATTTCCAGAACACAGAATTCCTTCTCCTCTGGGTTGGATTTccaggaaaaccagaaatttcctgctcctctctTGCATTTCCAGGCagtttcccagctccctgtcctgggcagctctgtgggtttggaccctgctgtgtcccctcgTTGTCCCCTCGTTGTCCC CTCGCCGTTCAGGACATTTTTTCCAGGTGTCAgggtgggaatttttgggattttcccatttttgctccTTCCCTGTTTGTGTCTGAGCCCTgaatggagctgctggaaatgtCCCCAAGCTGTGACAGGACTTTGTCCCCCCAGAGGAGCATCCCAGGAATCCTTGGGAATTCCGAATTCCTCgggaattctttgggatttgcggggccggagcggagctgggctgattttggggggataa
- the LOC117008360 gene encoding uncharacterized protein LOC117008360 isoform X2 translates to MCSRCAPAAEVTLGLSLSPLGHLWVTSGSPLGHLWVRSTPGAPGLVWFVWKTPWRVWGGWKRILQVPEPRSEGKTENSCSSNWISRKTENSFSPGLDFQENREYSCSFSWISRRTENSCSPGLDSQLLLSWISRTENSCSPGLDSQLLLSWISRKTRKFLLTWTGFPGKTGNIPAPLLDFQEKQRISVPLLDFQNTEFLLLWVGFPGKPEISCSSLAFPGSFPAPCPGQLCGFGPCCVPSLSPRCPLVVPSLSPRCPLVVPSPFRTFFPGVRVGIFGIFPFLLLPCLCLSPEWSCWKCPQAVTGLCPPRGASQESLGIPNSSGILWDLRGRSGAGLILGG, encoded by the exons ATGTGCTCCAgatgtgctccagctgcagaggtgaccctggggctgtcactgtcacctctgggTCACCTCTGGGTCACCTCTGGGTCACCTCTGGGTCACCTCTGGGTCAGATCcaccccaggagctccaggtttggtttggtttgtttggaaAACCCcgtggagggtttggggtggctgGAAAAGGATCCTGCAGGTCCCTGAACCCAGGagtgaaggaaaaacagaaaattcctgCTCCTCCAACTGGAtttccaggaaaacagagaattccttctctcctgggttggattttcaggaaaacagggaatatTCCTGCTCCTTCAGTTGGATTTCCAGAAGAACAGAGAATTCCTGTTCTCCTGGATTGGATTCCCAACTGCTCCTCTCTTGGATTTCCAGA ACAGAGAATTCCTGTTCCCCTGGATTGGATTCCCAACTGCTCCTCTCTTGGATTtccaggaaaaccagaaaattcctTCTTACCTGGACTGGATTTCCCGGAAAAACAGGGAATATTCCTGCTCCTCTCTTGGatttccaggaaaaacagagaatttCTGTTCCTCTCTTGGATTTCCAGAACACAGAATTCCTTCTCCTCTGGGTTGGATTTccaggaaaaccagaaatttcctgctcctctctTGCATTTCCAGGCagtttcccagctccctgtcctgggcagctctgtgggtttggaccctgctgtgtcccctcgTTGTCCCCTCGTTGTCCCCTCGTTGTCCCCTCGTTGTCCCCTCGTTGTCCCCTCGTTGTCCCCTCGCCGTTCAGGACATTTTTTCCAGGTGTCAgggtgggaatttttgggattttcccatttttgctccTTCCCTGTTTGTGTCTGAGCCCTgaatggagctgctggaaatgtCCCCAAGCTGTGACAGGACTTTGTCCCCCCAGAGGAGCATCCCAGGAATCCTTGGGAATTCCGAATTCCTCgggaattctttgggatttgcggggccggagcggagctgggctgattttggggggataa
- the LOC117008360 gene encoding uncharacterized protein LOC117008360 isoform X5: MCSRCAPAAEVTLGLSLSPLGHLWVTSGSPLGHLWVRSTPGAPGLVWFVWKTPWRVWGGWKRILQVPEPRSEGKTENSCSSNWISRKTENSFSPGLDFQENREYSCSFSWISRRTENSCSPGLDSQLLLSWISRGTENSCSSSWISRRTENSCSPGLDSQLLLSWISRKTRKFLLTWTGFPGKTGNIPAPLLDFQEKQRISVPLLDFQNTEFLLLWVGFPGKPEISCSSLAFPGSFPAPCPGQLCGFGPCCVPSLSPRCPLVVPSLSPRCPLVVPSPFRTFFPGVRVGIFGIFPFLLLPCLCLSPEWSCWKCPQAVTGLCPPRGASQESLGIPNSSGILWDLRGRSGAGLILGG; the protein is encoded by the coding sequence ATGTGCTCCAgatgtgctccagctgcagaggtgaccctggggctgtcactgtcacctctgggTCACCTCTGGGTCACCTCTGGGTCACCTCTGGGTCACCTCTGGGTCAGATCcaccccaggagctccaggtttggtttggtttgtttggaaAACCCcgtggagggtttggggtggctgGAAAAGGATCCTGCAGGTCCCTGAACCCAGGagtgaaggaaaaacagaaaattcctgCTCCTCCAACTGGAtttccaggaaaacagagaattccttctctcctgggttggattttcaggaaaacagggaatatTCCTGCTCCTTCAGTTGGATTTCCAGAAGAACAGAGAATTCCTGTTCTCCTGGATTGGATTCCCAACTGCTCCTCTCTTGGATTTCCAGAGGAACAGAGAATTCCTGTTCCTCCAGTTGGATTTCTAGAAGAACAGAGAATTCCTGTTCCCCTGGATTGGATTCCCAACTGCTCCTCTCTTGGATTtccaggaaaaccagaaaattcctTCTTACCTGGACTGGATTTCCCGGAAAAACAGGGAATATTCCTGCTCCTCTCTTGGatttccaggaaaaacagagaatttCTGTTCCTCTCTTGGATTTCCAGAACACAGAATTCCTTCTCCTCTGGGTTGGATTTccaggaaaaccagaaatttcctgctcctctctTGCATTTCCAGGCagtttcccagctccctgtcctgggcagctctgtgggtttggaccctgctgtgtcccctcgTTGTCCCCTCGTTGTCCCCTCGTTGTCCCCTCGTTGTCCCCTCGTTGTCCCCTCGTTGTCCCCTCGCCGTTCAGGACATTTTTTCCAGGTGTCAgggtgggaatttttgggattttcccatttttgctccTTCCCTGTTTGTGTCTGAGCCCTgaatggagctgctggaaatgtCCCCAAGCTGTGACAGGACTTTGTCCCCCCAGAGGAGCATCCCAGGAATCCTTGGGAATTCCGAATTCCTCgggaattctttgggatttgcggggccggagcggagctgggctgattttggggggataa
- the LOC117008360 gene encoding uncharacterized protein LOC117008360 isoform X1, whose translation MCSRCAPAAEVTLGLSLSPLGHLWVTSGSPLGHLWVRSTPGAPGLVWFVWKTPWRVWGGWKRILQVPEPRSEGKTENSCSSNWISRKTENSFSPGLDFQENREYSCSFSWISRRTENSCSPGLDSQLLLSWISRGTENSCSSSWISRRTENSCSPGLDSQLLLSWISRKTRKFLLTWTGFPGKTGNIPAPLLDFQEKQRISVPLLDFQNTEFLLLWVGFPGKPEISCSSLAFPGSFPAPCPGQLCGFGPCCVPSLSPRCPLVVPSPFRTFFPGVRVGIFGIFPFLLLPCLCLSPEWSCWKCPQAVTGLCPPRGASQESLGIPNSSGILWDLRGRSGAGLILGG comes from the exons ATGTGCTCCAgatgtgctccagctgcagaggtgaccctggggctgtcactgtcacctctgggTCACCTCTGGGTCACCTCTGGGTCACCTCTGGGTCACCTCTGGGTCAGATCcaccccaggagctccaggtttggtttggtttgtttggaaAACCCcgtggagggtttggggtggctgGAAAAGGATCCTGCAGGTCCCTGAACCCAGGagtgaaggaaaaacagaaaattcctgCTCCTCCAACTGGAtttccaggaaaacagagaattccttctctcctgggttggattttcaggaaaacagggaatatTCCTGCTCCTTCAGTTGGATTTCCAGAAGAACAGAGAATTCCTGTTCTCCTGGATTGGATTCCCAACTGCTCCTCTCTTGGATTTCCAGAGGAACAGAGAATTCCTGTTCCTCCAGTTGGATTTCTAGAAGAACAGAGAATTCCTGTTCCCCTGGATTGGATTCCCAACTGCTCCTCTCTTGGATTtccaggaaaaccagaaaattcctTCTTACCTGGACTGGATTTCCCGGAAAAACAGGGAATATTCCTGCTCCTCTCTTGGatttccaggaaaaacagagaatttCTGTTCCTCTCTTGGATTTCCAGAACACAGAATTCCTTCTCCTCTGGGTTGGATTTccaggaaaaccagaaatttcctgctcctctctTGCATTTCCAGGCagtttcccagctccctgtcctgggcagctctgtgggtttggaccctgctgtgtcccctcgTTGTCCCCTCGTTGTCCCCTCGTTGTCCC CTCGCCGTTCAGGACATTTTTTCCAGGTGTCAgggtgggaatttttgggattttcccatttttgctccTTCCCTGTTTGTGTCTGAGCCCTgaatggagctgctggaaatgtCCCCAAGCTGTGACAGGACTTTGTCCCCCCAGAGGAGCATCCCAGGAATCCTTGGGAATTCCGAATTCCTCgggaattctttgggatttgcggggccggagcggagctgggctgattttggggggataa
- the LOC117008360 gene encoding uncharacterized protein LOC117008360 isoform X3 — translation MCSRCAPAAEVTLGLSLSPLGHLWVTSGSPLGHLWVRSTPGAPGLVWFVWKTPWRVWGGWKRILQVPEPRSEGKTENSCSSNWISRKTENSFSPGLDFQENREYSCSFSWISRRTENSCSPGLDSQLLLSWISRTENSCSPGLDSQLLLSWISRKTRKFLLTWTGFPGKTGNIPAPLLDFQEKQRISVPLLDFQNTEFLLLWVGFPGKPEISCSSLAFPGSFPAPCPGQLCGFGPCCVPSLSPRCPLVVPSLSPRCPLVVPSPFRTFFPGVRVGIFGIFPFLLLPCLCLSPEWSCWKCPQAVTGLCPPRGASQESLGIPNSSGILWDLRGRSGAGLILGG, via the exons ATGTGCTCCAgatgtgctccagctgcagaggtgaccctggggctgtcactgtcacctctgggTCACCTCTGGGTCACCTCTGGGTCACCTCTGGGTCACCTCTGGGTCAGATCcaccccaggagctccaggtttggtttggtttgtttggaaAACCCcgtggagggtttggggtggctgGAAAAGGATCCTGCAGGTCCCTGAACCCAGGagtgaaggaaaaacagaaaattcctgCTCCTCCAACTGGAtttccaggaaaacagagaattccttctctcctgggttggattttcaggaaaacagggaatatTCCTGCTCCTTCAGTTGGATTTCCAGAAGAACAGAGAATTCCTGTTCTCCTGGATTGGATTCCCAACTGCTCCTCTCTTGGATTTCC AGAACAGAGAATTCCTGTTCCCCTGGATTGGATTCCCAACTGCTCCTCTCTTGGATTtccaggaaaaccagaaaattcctTCTTACCTGGACTGGATTTCCCGGAAAAACAGGGAATATTCCTGCTCCTCTCTTGGatttccaggaaaaacagagaatttCTGTTCCTCTCTTGGATTTCCAGAACACAGAATTCCTTCTCCTCTGGGTTGGATTTccaggaaaaccagaaatttcctgctcctctctTGCATTTCCAGGCagtttcccagctccctgtcctgggcagctctgtgggtttggaccctgctgtgtcccctcgTTGTCCCCTCGTTGTCCCCTCGTTGTCCCCTCGTTGTCCCCTCGTTGTCCCCTCGTTGTCCCCTCGCCGTTCAGGACATTTTTTCCAGGTGTCAgggtgggaatttttgggattttcccatttttgctccTTCCCTGTTTGTGTCTGAGCCCTgaatggagctgctggaaatgtCCCCAAGCTGTGACAGGACTTTGTCCCCCCAGAGGAGCATCCCAGGAATCCTTGGGAATTCCGAATTCCTCgggaattctttgggatttgcggggccggagcggagctgggctgattttggggggataa